A genomic region of Campylobacter corcagiensis contains the following coding sequences:
- a CDS encoding MlaE family ABC transporter permease, giving the protein MAINFEISNNCIKLIGDWDYKSSPKKLFELKKAIKKLPSITLDITQLEKLDYAVAIIIYNESLDKNLEIKGENKSIKAMFELLADSDVDIGKKPTKRSSGIFYDIGKNIFEATQSAISFFNFFGEFVYKFLYTILHPSKIRLKELSNHCKDSGINAVFIVCLTAFLIGIVLVYIGSDMLANFGANIMIVEIMGMITLREIGPLIATIVLAGRSASSFTAQIGVMKITEEIDAMKTMSFDPFIFLVIPRVMAMIIITPLVIFLADMCSILGQMIVSNYYMGVDFASYLDRFKSLVEIRHFQVGMIKAPFFGATIALVGCLRGLQVKGSTESIGEMTTISVVNAIFWVIVLDAIFAIFFIQVGL; this is encoded by the coding sequence TTGGCAATAAATTTTGAAATTTCAAATAACTGTATCAAACTTATTGGAGATTGGGACTATAAATCCAGCCCAAAAAAGCTTTTTGAGCTTAAAAAGGCTATTAAAAAACTACCTAGTATTACGCTTGATATTACTCAGTTAGAAAAACTTGATTATGCTGTAGCTATTATTATCTATAATGAGAGTTTGGATAAAAATTTAGAGATAAAAGGTGAAAATAAAAGCATCAAGGCTATGTTTGAGTTACTGGCTGATAGTGATGTGGATATAGGTAAAAAGCCTACAAAAAGATCTAGCGGGATTTTTTACGATATCGGCAAGAATATTTTTGAAGCAACTCAAAGCGCTATTAGTTTTTTTAACTTCTTTGGTGAGTTTGTATATAAATTTTTATACACTATACTTCATCCAAGCAAAATTCGCCTAAAAGAGCTATCAAATCACTGTAAAGATTCTGGTATAAATGCAGTATTTATCGTGTGTTTAACCGCATTTTTAATAGGTATAGTTTTAGTCTATATCGGTTCAGATATGCTAGCAAATTTTGGGGCAAATATCATGATAGTTGAGATAATGGGAATGATAACGCTTAGAGAGATTGGACCATTGATAGCAACTATTGTTCTAGCGGGGCGTTCAGCTAGTTCATTTACCGCTCAAATAGGAGTTATGAAGATAACTGAAGAGATTGATGCGATGAAAACTATGAGTTTTGATCCATTTATATTTTTAGTTATTCCTAGAGTTATGGCGATGATTATCATTACTCCACTTGTGATATTTTTAGCTGATATGTGTAGTATTTTAGGGCAGATGATAGTGTCAAACTACTATATGGGTGTAGATTTCGCATCTTACCTTGATAGATTTAAGAGTTTGGTCGAGATAAGGCACTTTCAAGTTGGAATGATAAAAGCTCCATTTTTTGGTGCAACGATTGCTCTTGTTGGGTGTTTAAGAGGGCTTCAGGTTAAAGGCAGCACCGAAAGTATAGGCGAAATGACAACAATAAGTGTTGTAAATGCAATATTTTGGGTGATAGTTTTAGATGCTATATTTGCGATATTTTTTATACAAGTTGGTCTGTAA
- a CDS encoding ABC transporter ATP-binding protein: MLHVKEFNEKHPIAEAKNLKVAYGDKVIHENASFHINEAEIYGFLGGSGSGKTTLMKTLIYLKEPDRGTVTMLGKDIWSLKLKDREKIKLQTGFMFQFGALFSSMSVLDNIGVMLREYSNLSKKDVEDISMFWLLKVGLKKEAANLFPSELSGGMKKRAALARALVLSPKILFLDEPNSGLDPVSARAMDRLIVDLRDSLGLTVAMVTHDADSIFSILDRFLIVNDKKIVFEGNLEEVKDFKENPLQELFDSRKMKD; the protein is encoded by the coding sequence ATGCTTCATGTAAAGGAATTTAATGAAAAACACCCAATAGCTGAGGCTAAAAATTTAAAGGTGGCTTATGGCGATAAAGTTATCCATGAAAATGCAAGTTTTCATATAAACGAAGCTGAAATTTATGGCTTTTTAGGTGGAAGTGGTAGTGGAAAAACAACTTTGATGAAAACTCTTATTTATCTAAAAGAACCAGATAGGGGAACAGTAACTATGCTAGGAAAAGATATTTGGAGCTTAAAATTAAAAGATAGAGAAAAAATCAAGCTTCAAACTGGCTTTATGTTTCAGTTTGGAGCACTTTTTTCATCAATGAGCGTTCTTGATAATATAGGCGTCATGCTTAGGGAGTATAGTAATTTAAGTAAAAAAGATGTTGAAGACATCTCAATGTTTTGGCTTTTAAAAGTTGGTCTTAAAAAAGAAGCGGCCAATCTTTTTCCAAGTGAACTAAGTGGCGGTATGAAAAAAAGAGCAGCTCTAGCAAGAGCATTAGTGCTTAGTCCAAAGATACTTTTTTTAGATGAGCCAAACTCGGGTCTAGATCCAGTAAGTGCAAGAGCTATGGATAGACTTATAGTTGATTTAAGAGATAGTTTAGGTTTAACAGTAGCGATGGTTACACATGATGCAGACTCGATATTTAGCATACTTGATAGGTTTTTGATAGTTAATGATAAAAAAATCGTCTTTGAAGGAAATTTAGAAGAAGTTAAAGATTTTAAAGAAAACCCTTTACAAGAGCTTTTTGATAGTAGAAAGATGAAAGATTAA
- a CDS encoding MlaD family protein, with product MENRSSFTIVGIFAAICIAAILSFVWWLTTRAGGDSEYKTYYIHTKELPAGLKENAQVKYIGVPAGFVSDITFADGSNYGTIEIALKLDATFPIKKDSIAKTEVQGLGGLVSLNITKGTGEGFASDEKPIIYLDKGLLAKLNSKAGDITEGINDAVSRVNSLLSDENIDSLSATLKSIESLASKLSDDGIFDKVDSILASVDSMLGSADDNKSEFSKLMANVDVLINSMDKFTKTSTQTSAKLSKTLDKINASLASGEYNLKEILGPTLHETSLSLVELKKSLREFQKAMFRLEDDPYDFFFRDTSRGEKR from the coding sequence TTGGAAAATAGAAGTTCATTTACCATAGTTGGTATATTTGCTGCTATTTGTATAGCAGCAATACTTAGTTTTGTTTGGTGGCTAACCACTAGAGCAGGTGGGGATTCTGAGTATAAAACATACTATATCCATACAAAAGAGCTTCCTGCTGGACTTAAGGAAAACGCTCAAGTTAAATACATCGGCGTTCCAGCTGGTTTTGTAAGCGATATAACATTTGCAGATGGTAGTAATTACGGTACTATAGAAATAGCACTAAAGCTAGATGCTACTTTTCCTATCAAAAAAGATAGCATAGCTAAAACCGAAGTTCAAGGTCTTGGCGGACTTGTTAGTTTAAATATTACAAAAGGCACAGGTGAAGGCTTTGCTAGTGATGAAAAGCCAATTATATATCTTGATAAAGGTCTTCTTGCTAAGCTAAATAGTAAAGCAGGGGATATTACAGAAGGTATAAATGATGCTGTTTCTAGAGTAAATTCACTCCTTAGTGATGAAAACATAGATAGTTTAAGCGCTACTCTTAAATCCATTGAATCTTTGGCAAGTAAACTTAGTGATGATGGTATATTTGACAAGGTTGATTCTATACTTGCTTCAGTTGATAGTATGTTAGGTTCAGCAGATGATAATAAAAGCGAATTTAGCAAACTGATGGCAAATGTTGATGTTTTAATAAATTCTATGGATAAATTTACTAAGACTTCAACTCAAACTTCAGCCAAACTTAGTAAAACTTTGGATAAAATAAACGCTAGTCTAGCAAGTGGGGAGTATAACTTAAAAGAGATTTTAGGTCCTACGCTTCATGAAACATCACTATCTTTAGTAGAGCTTAAAAAAAGTCTAAGAGAGTTTCAAAAAGCGATGTTTAGGTTAGAAGATGATCCATATGACTTTTTCTTTAGAGATACCAGTAGAGGAGAGAAAAGATGA
- the ruvA gene encoding Holliday junction branch migration protein RuvA, with product MIVAVEGILTKLEPNLAILKCASGISYGVIVSLNCSSTLKKGELTELMTTQILREDASLLYGFQDKKEQAMFSMLLKVSGVGASTAMAVCSTLSSSEFTSAIINGDEKALTAVPGIGPKSARKIIAELSDAKLLMDSVEVDNYKNDAILALETLGFKRDRVLKVISECKSEDTASLIKEALKKLA from the coding sequence GTGATAGTAGCAGTTGAGGGAATTTTAACAAAGCTAGAGCCAAATTTAGCTATTTTAAAGTGTGCTAGTGGGATAAGTTATGGTGTGATAGTTTCGCTAAATTGTAGTAGCACACTTAAAAAAGGCGAACTTACAGAGCTTATGACAACTCAAATTTTAAGAGAAGATGCAAGCCTTTTGTATGGATTTCAAGATAAAAAAGAACAAGCTATGTTTTCTATGCTTTTAAAGGTTAGTGGAGTTGGGGCAAGCACAGCTATGGCAGTTTGTTCTACTCTAAGTAGTAGTGAGTTTACATCAGCAATTATAAATGGTGATGAAAAAGCCCTTACAGCAGTACCAGGAATTGGTCCAAAAAGTGCTAGAAAGATTATAGCTGAGTTAAGTGATGCTAAGCTTTTAATGGATAGTGTTGAGGTTGATAACTATAAAAATGACGCTATTTTAGCACTTGAAACGCTTGGATTTAAACGAGATAGAGTTTTAAAAGTCATATCAGAGTGCAAAAGCGAAGATACAGCAAGCCTTATAAAAGAGGCACTTAAAAAATTAGCATAA
- a CDS encoding D-alanine--D-alanine ligase has product MKKGIVFGGQSYEHEISIVSAITLKENTKQEFEYIFCDENRNFFLIEPKNMKATYFSKGEYKKAKSLVLKSGGFYTEGVFGKKLQSEVYINLIHGSDGEDGKIAALFEFYSINFIGPRLEISALSFNKILTKYLAENVGVLTLKWESLTKNSKNLNLPLPVILKPSRLGSSIGIAIVKDSAQLDYALDSTFEYDDLVLVEPYVEGIKEYNLAGCKIGGKIKFSIIEEPKKEKILDFEQKYLSFSGNSKVKEAIVSDEIRLKLQNAFTRIYNAGFDGALIRCDFFEKDGEIYLNEINPNPGSLAYYLFDDFENTLNALANSLPKTRKIPISYNYINSISVNK; this is encoded by the coding sequence ATGAAAAAAGGTATAGTTTTTGGCGGACAAAGTTATGAACATGAGATTAGTATTGTATCAGCTATTACGCTAAAAGAAAATACAAAACAGGAATTTGAGTATATATTTTGTGACGAAAATAGAAATTTCTTTTTAATAGAACCAAAAAATATGAAAGCTACATATTTTTCCAAAGGTGAGTATAAAAAAGCTAAAAGTTTGGTTTTAAAAAGCGGTGGATTTTATACTGAAGGTGTGTTTGGCAAAAAACTACAAAGTGAAGTTTATATAAATTTAATCCACGGAAGTGACGGCGAAGATGGTAAAATAGCTGCACTTTTTGAGTTTTACTCTATCAATTTTATAGGACCTAGACTTGAAATTTCAGCTTTAAGTTTTAATAAAATTCTTACTAAATATTTAGCAGAAAATGTAGGTGTCTTAACCCTAAAATGGGAATCTTTAACCAAAAATAGTAAAAATCTTAACTTGCCATTACCAGTGATTTTAAAGCCTTCAAGACTTGGAAGCAGTATTGGTATAGCTATTGTAAAAGACAGCGCTCAGCTTGATTACGCGCTAGATTCAACTTTTGAGTATGATGATTTAGTTTTGGTTGAGCCATATGTTGAAGGGATTAAAGAGTATAATTTAGCAGGATGTAAGATAGGTGGCAAGATAAAATTTTCTATCATTGAAGAGCCAAAAAAAGAGAAAATTTTAGATTTTGAACAGAAGTATTTAAGCTTTTCTGGAAACTCAAAAGTAAAAGAAGCTATCGTTAGTGATGAAATTCGTCTAAAACTTCAAAATGCCTTTACTAGAATTTATAACGCAGGCTTTGATGGGGCCCTTATTAGGTGTGATTTCTTTGAAAAAGATGGTGAAATTTATCTAAATGAGATAAATCCAAATCCTGGAAGTTTGGCCTACTATCTTTTTGATGATTTTGAAAATACTTTGAATGCTTTAGCTAATAGTTTACCAAAAACTCGTAAAATTCCGATTTCTTATAACTATATAAATTCAATATCAGTTAATAAGTAG
- a CDS encoding type II toxin-antitoxin system prevent-host-death family antitoxin — MASFNQDEIYTATEVVRNFSSVLTKVSSGDLKKAVIVKNNKFEAVMISVKEFERLEKAVDLLNILAQKRQKDGD; from the coding sequence ATGGCGAGTTTTAATCAAGATGAAATTTATACTGCTACTGAAGTTGTTAGAAATTTTAGCTCTGTTTTAACAAAAGTAAGTAGCGGTGATCTTAAAAAAGCAGTGATTGTAAAAAATAACAAATTTGAAGCTGTAATGATAAGCGTAAAAGAATTTGAAAGGCTTGAAAAAGCTGTTGATTTGTTAAATATATTAGCACAAAAAAGGCAAAAAGATGGCGATTAG
- a CDS encoding Mur ligase family protein, whose translation MEILLNFIFILGLGFYLITVSQWFSYRLERVLFHFTKPMWHINFVLIPMIVYVVLFYINPLYFGAYLLFFIITLAIWHKKLDKKLVFTPRVKRLFLVLVLTTLFFGFIFINKAKILPVILPLIVAFAISYMYENFNSKLFIKTASKKLQSMPNLTIIMITASYGKTSIKNFAYQILDGSFKCYKTPRSVNTLMGLVKDINENLPSDSKIYIAEAGARLRGDIEEITQFLNPSIVVVGEIGEQHIEYFKSIENIRKTKLEALGSKNLKQAFVHTSTLKKSSEKIAIYDESLSGVNASLDGVKFSLKFLGNLEEFKAPILGKFNASNIAVCVKIAEYLGLNLSVVKDRVAHLKSVEHRLEKIENGGKIIIDDSFNGNLKGMCESYDLVAKFDGRKVIITPGIVEATKEMNEILAKKIDKVFDLVMITGELNAKILGNFIDERKLIIIKDKSNLVQILAEKTKAGDLILFSNDAPNFI comes from the coding sequence ATAGAGATCTTACTAAATTTTATATTTATTTTAGGGCTAGGATTTTATCTTATCACTGTTTCTCAGTGGTTTTCATACAGGCTAGAAAGAGTTTTGTTTCACTTTACAAAACCTATGTGGCATATAAATTTTGTGCTAATTCCTATGATAGTTTATGTTGTTTTATTCTACATAAATCCACTATATTTTGGAGCGTATTTGCTCTTTTTTATCATAACTTTAGCTATTTGGCATAAAAAACTTGATAAAAAGCTAGTATTTACACCTAGAGTTAAGCGTCTATTTTTGGTTTTGGTTTTAACTACGCTCTTTTTTGGATTTATATTTATAAACAAAGCTAAAATTTTGCCTGTTATTTTGCCTTTAATTGTAGCTTTTGCTATAAGCTATATGTATGAGAATTTTAACTCAAAACTTTTTATAAAAACTGCCTCAAAAAAACTTCAAAGTATGCCAAATTTAACCATCATAATGATAACTGCAAGTTATGGTAAAACAAGTATTAAAAACTTTGCTTATCAAATTTTAGATGGAAGTTTTAAGTGTTATAAAACCCCAAGGAGCGTTAATACCTTAATGGGATTAGTTAAAGATATTAACGAAAATCTACCTAGTGATAGTAAGATTTATATAGCTGAAGCTGGAGCAAGATTAAGGGGTGATATTGAAGAAATCACTCAGTTTTTAAACCCAAGTATCGTTGTAGTTGGCGAGATAGGAGAGCAACACATTGAGTATTTTAAGAGTATAGAAAATATCCGCAAAACTAAGCTTGAAGCACTGGGTTCAAAAAATTTAAAACAAGCTTTTGTTCACACCTCAACACTTAAAAAAAGTAGCGAAAAAATAGCCATTTATGATGAGAGTTTAAGTGGCGTAAATGCTAGTCTTGATGGAGTTAAATTTAGTCTTAAATTTTTAGGAAATTTAGAGGAATTTAAAGCTCCTATTTTAGGTAAATTTAACGCTTCTAATATCGCAGTTTGCGTTAAAATAGCTGAATATTTAGGGCTAAATTTAAGCGTAGTAAAAGATAGAGTTGCTCACCTTAAAAGCGTAGAACACCGCTTAGAAAAGATAGAAAATGGCGGCAAAATCATCATAGATGATAGCTTTAATGGCAACCTTAAAGGAATGTGTGAGAGTTATGATTTAGTAGCAAAATTTGATGGTAGAAAAGTCATCATAACGCCTGGAATTGTGGAAGCTACAAAAGAGATGAATGAGATTTTAGCTAAAAAAATAGATAAAGTTTTTGATTTAGTGATGATAACTGGTGAGTTAAATGCTAAAATTTTAGGAAATTTTATAGATGAAAGAAAGCTTATCATTATAAAAGATAAATCAAATTTAGTCCAGATATTAGCAGAAAAAACAAAAGCAGGGGATTTGATACTTTTTTCAAATGATGCACCAAATTTTATTTAA
- a CDS encoding N-6 DNA methylase: MAKKEVNTDFWVRDLLKEADIKFDAQGSCIKEIDDALKTASKRGTGKVGFPEFIAVVKDFLIVIENKADVSFHVKKDEKNLIDESVSSILNYAVNGALFYAKHLAKHTNFKKIIAIGISGNEKRHRISPIFVNERGHFTQLSENINTLMNFSQNNIDEYYISEILKEKTDFEKDREEILKETKELHEDLRNYGNIQDKDKPLIVSGILLALKEIEFGNFSLDSLVGDKYKTDGAKIYDAIADNLNRANVSPEVKKDKLLSQFLVIKDTAKINEINQTLGKTPLKHYAEFLYKNIYQNIRFTRNSEDYLGLFYGEFMSYSGGDGQSLGIILTPPHITELFCDLLDIKADDRILDPCCGTAGFLIAAMHKMLTQTDDVILKNNIKKNQLFGVELQSYMFTIATTNMILRGDGKSNLENFDFLTKNSFELQKQWYPNIGMMNPPYSQGSKQNPNLYEIAFTEHLLNSVTKGGKVAVIVPQSSVTGKTKEEKNIKANILKYHTLEGVITLNKNTFYGVGTNPCIAIFTAGISHNKDKICKFINFEDDGYEVAKHIGLIKTPNAKDKKQYLLDVWFDKIKAPTKFCAQTTIEADDEWLHSFYYFNDEIPNLEDFQKTIADYLTFEVNMITHGREYLFENSENLQKDLPLCKKLSLDDCKWGEFLVGELFEKIEKGKCNNQNKQTISSNKGIYYLSATNNNNGVSDFVEKNSLTQNGNCIMFVNQGDGGAGYSVYQNNDFISTTSNSFGYAKWVNKFTGLFISTILSKFKQKYSFGYGRTENRLKKDKILLPIDKNGKPDYKFMENFIKQEMSVQAIKVVDYYNKMLMAFERERERERERETWRAAA; the protein is encoded by the coding sequence ATGGCTAAAAAAGAGGTTAATACGGATTTTTGGGTAAGAGATTTACTAAAAGAAGCTGATATTAAATTTGACGCACAAGGAAGTTGCATAAAAGAGATAGATGATGCTTTAAAAACTGCGTCTAAAAGAGGCACTGGAAAAGTTGGATTTCCAGAATTTATTGCAGTTGTAAAAGATTTTTTAATCGTCATAGAAAATAAAGCTGATGTTTCATTTCATGTAAAAAAAGATGAAAAAAATCTCATCGATGAAAGTGTAAGCAGTATCCTTAATTACGCCGTAAATGGGGCTTTATTTTATGCTAAACATTTAGCAAAACACACAAATTTCAAAAAAATTATCGCCATTGGAATTTCTGGCAATGAAAAAAGGCATAGAATAAGCCCAATTTTTGTCAATGAAAGAGGTCATTTTACACAGCTTAGCGAAAATATAAACACTTTAATGAATTTTAGCCAAAATAATATTGATGAGTATTATATAAGCGAAATTTTAAAAGAAAAAACCGATTTTGAAAAAGATAGAGAAGAGATTTTAAAAGAGACAAAAGAACTCCACGAAGATTTACGAAATTATGGCAATATACAAGATAAAGATAAGCCTTTGATAGTTTCTGGGATTTTACTTGCTTTAAAAGAGATTGAGTTTGGAAATTTTAGCTTAGATAGCTTAGTTGGGGACAAATATAAAACTGATGGAGCTAAAATTTATGACGCGATTGCTGATAATTTAAATAGAGCAAATGTATCGCCTGAGGTTAAAAAAGATAAACTTTTAAGCCAGTTTTTAGTTATTAAAGATACCGCTAAAATTAACGAAATAAACCAAACTCTTGGCAAAACTCCACTTAAACATTATGCTGAGTTTTTATATAAAAACATTTATCAAAACATAAGATTTACTAGAAATTCAGAAGATTATTTAGGGCTTTTTTATGGTGAGTTTATGAGTTATAGCGGTGGAGATGGGCAAAGCTTGGGTATTATTTTAACTCCACCTCATATTACTGAGCTTTTTTGTGATTTGCTTGATATAAAAGCAGATGATAGGATTTTAGATCCGTGTTGTGGAACGGCTGGTTTTTTAATAGCTGCGATGCATAAAATGCTAACTCAAACTGATGATGTTATTTTGAAAAATAACATTAAGAAAAATCAACTTTTTGGTGTAGAACTTCAAAGTTATATGTTTACCATTGCTACGACAAATATGATTTTAAGAGGCGATGGAAAAAGTAATCTTGAAAATTTTGATTTTCTTACTAAAAATTCATTTGAGCTTCAAAAACAGTGGTATCCAAATATCGGTATGATGAATCCGCCATACTCTCAAGGTTCAAAACAAAATCCAAATTTATATGAGATAGCTTTTACAGAACATCTTTTAAATTCAGTTACAAAAGGTGGAAAAGTTGCAGTTATAGTCCCACAAAGTTCAGTTACTGGAAAAACAAAAGAAGAAAAAAATATAAAAGCAAATATTCTTAAATATCACACCCTAGAAGGCGTAATTACGCTTAATAAAAATACATTTTATGGTGTTGGAACAAATCCTTGCATAGCTATTTTTACAGCTGGAATTTCACATAATAAAGATAAAATTTGTAAATTTATAAATTTCGAAGATGACGGATATGAAGTTGCAAAGCATATCGGTCTTATAAAAACTCCAAATGCAAAGGATAAAAAGCAGTATTTGCTTGATGTTTGGTTTGATAAAATCAAAGCACCAACTAAATTTTGCGCCCAAACTACGATAGAAGCTGATGATGAGTGGCTTCACTCTTTTTATTATTTTAATGATGAAATTCCAAATTTAGAGGATTTTCAAAAGACAATAGCTGATTATTTAACTTTTGAAGTAAATATGATAACGCACGGCAGAGAATATTTATTTGAAAATAGTGAAAATTTACAAAAGGATTTACCCTTATGTAAAAAGTTAAGTTTAGATGATTGTAAATGGGGTGAGTTTTTAGTTGGAGAGTTGTTTGAAAAAATAGAAAAAGGAAAATGCAATAATCAAAATAAACAAACCATAAGTTCTAACAAAGGGATTTATTATTTATCTGCTACAAATAATAATAATGGTGTAAGTGATTTTGTAGAAAAAAATTCACTAACACAAAATGGAAATTGTATAATGTTTGTAAATCAGGGTGATGGTGGTGCTGGTTATTCTGTATATCAAAACAATGATTTTATATCAACAACTTCAAATTCGTTTGGATATGCAAAATGGGTTAATAAATTTACAGGATTATTTATTTCTACAATCTTAAGCAAATTTAAACAAAAATATTCTTTCGGTTATGGTAGAACAGAAAACAGACTTAAAAAAGATAAAATTTTACTCCCAATCGATAAAAATGGAAAACCTGATTATAAATTTATGGAAAATTTTATAAAACAAGAGATGAGTGTTCAAGCTATAAAAGTGGTTGATTATTATAATAAAATGTTAATGGCTTTCGAGAGAGAGAGAGAGAGAGAGAGAGAGAGAGAGACATGGCGCGCCGCGGCTTGA
- a CDS encoding restriction endonuclease subunit S, with protein MEWGEFWLKDLFKINRGKRLKKDNHLVGKIPYISSTNLNNGVNNFISNIENVRFFSNSLSIANSGSVGSTFYHPYTFIASDHITNLSNHHFNKFSYIFASNLLQNLKEKYFFNREINDKRIKREKILLPIDKNGEPDYKFMENFIKQEMKKQILKIIDYFSKGLD; from the coding sequence ATAGAATGGGGTGAGTTTTGGTTAAAAGATTTGTTTAAAATAAATAGAGGTAAAAGACTAAAAAAAGATAATCACTTAGTAGGAAAAATACCATATATTTCATCTACAAATTTAAATAATGGTGTTAATAATTTTATATCAAATATTGAAAATGTTAGATTTTTTAGTAATAGTTTAAGCATTGCAAATAGTGGCAGTGTTGGTTCGACTTTTTATCATCCATATACTTTTATAGCAAGCGACCATATTACAAATTTAAGCAATCATCATTTTAATAAATTTTCATATATCTTTGCTTCAAATTTATTACAAAATTTAAAAGAAAAATACTTTTTCAACAGAGAAATAAATGATAAAAGAATTAAAAGAGAAAAAATCTTACTTCCAATCGATAAAAATGGAGAGCCTGATTATAAATTTATGGAAAATTTTATAAAGCAAGAGATGAAAAAGCAAATTTTAAAAATTATTGATTATTTTAGTAAGGGTCTAGACTAG
- a CDS encoding ABC1 kinase family protein, with amino-acid sequence MLKTPRFWLIFRLLLTFYLLIKRREKLIFLRPLKPSEISEAINTLGASFIKLAQVLASRSDFFPPEYTDELKKVHDKLPAMKNSDVLKVADTSKFAKFDMTPIASASIGQVHVAYLDDGTKLAVKLRRYGIKQRVKKDIAILRRYNALFRPLFSHYTKHSIEAVLSEFSDMILKEISFDRELANLQRFSKVYANSGVKFPRPYPELSNDSMLVMSFEDGFRFDDKENILKFGIDIRKVIKTLVLFYVDQMLVNGYFHADPHPGNLLITKDAKLVLLDFGMVKSVDNETRLAIIALLKAANEENYEKYILACKKLGISAYETPTALLAEFTEEFFAIFSNDNLDKTTMQDLAFSLMESSRKFPFKLPSEAIYILRASAIIEGLGTNYIENFNGVKDILPILVENIPRAVGVKETFVENIFDATDELLELIVAMKDGIYKISSGELETQISKLQLSYFKKAADEAISSFMISFTLIMSSFFLLLLDKGFEILASVLFLIGILRLLFKR; translated from the coding sequence ATGCTAAAAACTCCTAGATTTTGGCTGATATTTCGGCTTTTATTAACATTTTACTTGCTTATAAAAAGGCGTGAAAAACTAATATTTTTACGCCCTTTAAAACCCAGTGAGATTTCAGAAGCTATAAACACTCTTGGAGCAAGTTTTATAAAACTAGCTCAAGTTTTAGCTAGTAGAAGTGACTTTTTTCCACCTGAATATACAGATGAACTTAAAAAAGTTCATGACAAACTGCCCGCAATGAAAAACAGTGATGTCCTAAAAGTAGCAGATACTTCTAAATTTGCCAAATTTGATATGACTCCTATAGCGTCAGCTTCTATCGGGCAAGTTCATGTAGCCTACTTAGATGATGGCACAAAACTAGCTGTTAAACTTAGGCGTTATGGTATAAAGCAAAGAGTTAAAAAAGATATAGCTATACTTAGGCGTTATAATGCTTTATTTCGCCCACTTTTTAGTCACTATACAAAGCACTCCATAGAAGCAGTTTTGAGTGAATTTTCAGATATGATTTTAAAAGAGATAAGCTTTGATAGAGAACTAGCAAATTTACAAAGATTTAGTAAAGTTTATGCTAATAGTGGCGTAAAATTTCCACGCCCCTACCCTGAGTTATCAAACGATTCTATGCTTGTTATGAGCTTTGAAGATGGTTTTAGGTTTGATGATAAAGAAAATATTTTAAAATTTGGCATAGATATAAGAAAAGTTATTAAAACTTTAGTGCTTTTTTATGTAGATCAAATGCTTGTAAATGGCTACTTTCACGCAGATCCACATCCTGGAAATTTGCTTATTACAAAAGATGCAAAACTAGTCTTACTTGACTTTGGAATGGTAAAAAGTGTTGACAATGAGACTCGCCTTGCTATTATTGCTCTACTTAAAGCTGCAAATGAAGAGAACTATGAAAAGTACATACTAGCTTGTAAAAAGCTTGGAATTTCAGCCTATGAGACACCAACTGCACTTTTGGCTGAATTTACTGAAGAGTTTTTTGCCATTTTTTCTAATGATAATCTTGATAAAACTACGATGCAAGATTTAGCCTTTAGTCTAATGGAAAGTAGTAGGAAATTTCCTTTTAAGCTGCCTAGTGAGGCTATTTATATTTTAAGAGCAAGTGCGATTATAGAAGGCCTTGGGACAAATTATATAGAAAATTTTAACGGTGTTAAGGATATACTTCCTATTTTGGTGGAAAATATACCTAGAGCTGTTGGCGTAAAAGAGACTTTTGTTGAAAATATTTTTGATGCTACAGATGAGCTTTTAGAGCTTATTGTAGCGATGAAAGATGGAATTTATAAGATAAGTTCAGGCGAACTTGAAACTCAAATTTCTAAACTCCAACTTAGCTATTTTAAAAAAGCAGCTGATGAAGCAATAAGCTCATTTATGATAAGTTTTACTCTTATAATGAGCTCATTTTTTCTACTTTTGCTTGATAAGGGCTTTGAAATTTTAGCTTCTGTTTTATTTTTGATAGGAATTTTAAGGTTGCTTTTTAAAAGATAA